From Niallia sp. Man26:
ATACATTATATTTAATATAAGATATCTTTATTGCATTTGCAATAAAATTAGTTGGCTTATTATAAATAAAAGGAGCAGCATTTCAAATGATATTAGAACTTAAAATATGTACAGTTAAAGATTTACAAAAGCTTCGAGAAATCAGTTATGAAACCTTTAATGAAACATTTAAAGACCAAAATTCACCTGAAAATATGAAGAACTACTTAGATAAAGCATTTACTTTAGAGCAGTTAGAGAAAGAGCTATCCAACATTTCATCCCAATTTTTCTTTCTATATTTAGATAAGGAATTGGCTGGATATTTAAAGGTAAATACGAATGACGCACAAACTGAGGAAATGGGGACTGAGTCACTTGAAATCGAAAGGATTTATATCAAAAGCCGATTTCAAAAACACGGACTTGGGAAGGTTCTTTTCCAAAAAGCACTTGATATTGCCAGAGAAAACAATAAAAAGAAAATATGGCTTGGCGTCTGGGAAAAAAATGAAAATGCTATAGCCTTTTATAAGAAAATGGGATTTAGGCAAAAGGGAGCTCATTCCTTTTATATGGGTGATGAAGAACAGACTGACTTTATCATGTGTAAAACACTTTAATAAGGCGCAAAAGAGAAATGAACAAGAATAACGTTCATTTCTCTTTTGCTTAGTCTTTTAACGCTTCAGCACTTTTAGAAAGCAGTCTCTGTATTTTGCTCCATTCGGCAGCAATCCAACGACAAGATAAACATCATTAATTCCTTGTATAGGGTCATCTAACACCATCTTTGGTTGCATGTGTTTTTCGTCTACGAGAAGGGAAGTACGAACAGCTCTTGCTACTTGTCTTATTATATTAAAAATTATTATATGGTATGGATCTTCCTTTAAGCGGAACGATTGTGTCCTGACGGTGTATTGATATGCCGTACACACTGAATTATCTTGCAGTGCAATTTTATATATAGCTGATATATCAAAAAAAGATGGTGTTCCTATTGTTAGGAACACCACCTTTTATCAGGTTGTTAAGAATTTTGTGCTTCTTCATTCGAACGCTTATTGCCTTTATAGATGAAGTATAAAGAAATAATCATAAATAGTAATGCAAAGGCCCGTTTCATATCCAATTCAATAACTAAACTATTGAACCAGCCAAAATGATCAATTATCACTCCAATTACTAGTTGACCGGCAATCCCCGCGATATTTGTTGCGATTACCCCAATTCGAGGAACGGCGATAACAGTCAGCAGCAAATAGGCTGTGCCTAAAAAGGCTGCACTTAATTGCCACTTAGGTGCTTCTAAAAGTGCAAGAATATCCCCATGTCCAAAAAAGATAATGAAAACAGTAAGAAACAAGGTTCCAGTTAGAAAAGTTAAAAAAGTAGTTTCAATTGTGCCTGCTTTGCGGCTGAATGTACCATTGATAGAAGATTGAGCGCTTAGTGTGATACCGC
This genomic window contains:
- a CDS encoding GNAT family N-acetyltransferase, which encodes MILELKICTVKDLQKLREISYETFNETFKDQNSPENMKNYLDKAFTLEQLEKELSNISSQFFFLYLDKELAGYLKVNTNDAQTEEMGTESLEIERIYIKSRFQKHGLGKVLFQKALDIARENNKKKIWLGVWEKNENAIAFYKKMGFRQKGAHSFYMGDEEQTDFIMCKTL
- a CDS encoding DMT family transporter; this translates as MGLFMILFTLIGGITLSAQSSINGTFSRKAGTIETTFLTFLTGTLFLTVFIIFFGHGDILALLEAPKWQLSAAFLGTAYLLLTVIAVPRIGVIATNIAGIAGQLVIGVIIDHFGWFNSLVIELDMKRAFALLFMIISLYFIYKGNKRSNEEAQNS